One segment of Brassica napus cultivar Da-Ae chromosome A3 unlocalized genomic scaffold, Da-Ae chrA03_Random_15, whole genome shotgun sequence DNA contains the following:
- the LOC106441487 gene encoding trafficking protein particle complex subunit 8-like isoform X1 codes for MVEPVNSSLGKMLLEEISPVVMVLCTPLVEETFLKNGLSFVETLKPFCNFSNIDVPVRTSGDQLYRLKKFTLRLFNASDIKQPNVEVAKQRLEHVITEAGEKVFDDLKSDPPQITDILSNPESEIAPTWFQYYNKELIRTLSFSDHEAFDHPVACLLVVSSKDDQPVNKFVDLFNTNRLPSLLNDGVMDPKILKHYLLVHDNQDATTERTSKVLSEMRSTFGNNECNLLCTNSSKEGNVEHQANPWASFKSSVSADKLGCALTGDDIVEIKDLMQEFASRHIIPYMEQKVRDLNQQISATRKGLRNQIKNLWWRKGKDDVPDSTKGSMYTFSSTESQIRILGDYAFMLHDYELALSSYRLISTDYKLDKAWKHYAGVQEMMGLAYFISDQSKKEAEYCMENAFSTYLKLGRSGFQNATRCGLWWAEMLKAGDQYKEAASAYFRICGEEPLHAAVMLEQASYCFVLTKPAMLNKYGFHLVLSGDHYKNCDQVSHAIRTYRSAISVYESTTWSHIKDHVHFHIGRWYALVGMHDVAVRNMLKVLDCGNQSKATQEIFLRDFFEIVKKTGMKHEVVGLQLPFINMSSLQVIYEDHRTYASQASVLVQESIWQSLEDDIIPSLNSGKSNWLELQSKLLPKKYKESNVCVAGESVKVDLEFRNPLLISTSITSVSLICELTSNSDDLKVDKHPSSISLGTESSAEHNQGTTSGFSSFTLSEVDLTLGGGEKKLVRLTVTPSEEGILKIVGVRWRLSGSVVGVHYFQSAPGKAKTNKGRRKNKLTPTDALKFLVIKSLPRLLGSIDHLPEKLYAGDLRYLVLELKNKSEFPIKNLKMKISHPRFVNPGNHEEEVTTEFPDCLKKGHEQNFVKSETSSVFSFPKDVSLQGDKSLRWPLWLRAAIPGTISLYFTIYYEMENVSSIMKYRTLRMHYNLKVLPSLETSFEITPSPSKLQECLVRMDILNRANSDSFQIHQLSTVGCRWGISLLERVDTILPSKSLLPGQALSCHFMIKDNRRSATEEEKTMSIPPSQTDVKLFAQDDDEKLFDIVNSPLASFHESERSCQETSDQLSTNTVDFILISHPAKSSNSSGVADIPKILSHHSCHNRIRSSNPLSWSLDGPQAIYHDFSTSLCEIQLKLVIRNTSDGISSVSFNTIDSVQDVATPTPSAGNQSGWRYVPDITEEMKLTSDVMGSRSGKPPSSMESSPPFIWSGLSSTKVEIQPLSTTEIPLQISVFAPGIYNLSSYKLTWELSGREDASSGTCQGYPYYLTVLQSQ; via the exons ATGGTGGAGCCGGTGAACTCATCGCTTGGGAAAATGCTCTTGGAAGAGATCAGTCCAGTTGTCATGGTACTCTGCACGCCTCTTGTTGAAGAGACTTTCCTCAAGAATGGACTATCCTTTGTGGAAACGCTGAAGCCATTCTGCAACTTCAGTAATATCGATG TTCCTGTTAGGACCTCAGGCGATCAGCTTTATCGGCTGAAGAAGTTTACGCTCAGATTGTTTAATGCCTCAGATATCAAACAACCAAACGTGGAG GTTGCAAAGCAACGGCTAGAACATGTTATCACTGAAGCTGGGGAGAAGGTTTTTGACGATTTGAAATCTGATCCTCCTCAAATTACTGATATACTCTCTA ATCCAGAGTCTGAAATTGCACCCACATGGTTTCAGTATTACAATAAGGAACTTATCCGTACACTGTCCTTTTCAGACCATGAGGCTTTTGATCATCCTGTGGCTT GTCTCTTGGTCGTTTCATCAAAAGACGATCAACCTGTAAATAAATTTGTAGATCTTTTCAACACCAATAGATTACCTTCTTTGCTTAATGATGGTGTAATGGACCCAAAGATTTTGAAGCATTACCTGTTGGTGCATGACAATCAGGATGCCACAACAGAGAG AACGTCTAAAGTTCTGTCTGAGATGAGAAGTACATTTGGAAACAATGAGTGCAACTTACTTTGCACTAATTCATCTAAAGAGGGGAACGTGGAACATCAGGCTAATCCATGGGCTTCATTT AAATCAAGTGTTTCGGCCGACAAACTTGGATGTGCTCTCACTGGCGACGATATCGTGGAG ATCAAAGATCTGATGCAAGAGTTTGCATCGAGGCATATAATTCCTTACATGGAACAGAAAGTTCGAGATCTTAATCAACAG ATTTCTGCAACAAGGAAAGGACTtagaaaccaaataaaaaacttatggtggagaaaaggaaaagacGATGTTCCGGATTCAACCAAAGGTTCTAT gTATACATTTAGCTCCACTGAATCTCAAATTAGAATTTTGGGTGACTACGCCTTCATGTTGCATGATTATGAACTTGCATTGTCAAGCTATCGCTTAATATCAACCGATTACAAGCTCGATAAAGCTTGGAAGCACTATGCTGGTGTTCAG GAAATGATGGGACTTGCATATTTCATCTCAGACCAGTCAAAAAAGGAAGCTGAGTACTGCATGGAAAATGCATTCAGCACTTATCTG AAACTTGGGAGGTCTGGATTTCAAAATGCTACGAGATGTGGGCTCTGGTGGGCAGAGATGCTAAAAGCTGGAGACCAGTACAAAGAAGCTGCTTCTGCTTACTTCCGCATATGTGGAGAG gaACCATTACACGCCGCAGTCATGTTAGAGCAAGCTTCTTACTGCTTCGTGTTAACTAAGCCCGCGATGTTAAACAAGTATGGATTTCACTTAGTTCTCTCAGGAGACCACTATAAAAACTGTGATCAG GTTAGCCATGCAATTCGTACATATAGAAGTGCAATCTCTGTTTATGAATCAACTACATGGAGCCATATCAAAGACCATGTACATTTTCATATTGGACG GTGGTACGCACTTGTTGGGATGCATGATGTTGCAGTTAGAAATATGCTCAAAGTACTGGACTGTGGCAACCAATCCAAGGCAACCCAAGAGATTTTTCTCAGAGACTTTTTCGAGATTGTTAAG AAAACTGGAATGAAGCACGAGGTGGTGGGACTTCAACTACCATTTATTAATATGTCGTCTCttcaagttatatatgaagaccATCGCACTTATGCATCTCAAGCTTCT GTTCTTGTACAAGAGAGCATCTGGCAGTCACTGGAGGATGATATCATTCCATCATTAAATTCTGGCAAGTCAAACTGGCTGGAATTACAGTCAAAGCTACTACCAAAGAAATACAAGGAATCCAATGTTTGTGTGGCTGGAG AGTCAGTGAAAGTGGATCTGGAGTTTAGGAATCCCTTGCTAATCTCTACTTCTATAACAAGCGTATCTCTCATCTGTGAACTTACCTCAAATTCTGATGACCTAAAAG TTGATAAACACCCAAGTAGCATAAGCTTGGGGACCGAGAGTTCCGCAGAACATAATCA GGGTACAACATCTGGTTTTTCTTCTTTCACTTTGTCTGAAGTGGACTTAACATTAGGCGGAGGCGAGAAAAAACTG GTGAGACTCACGGTTACCCCCAGTGAAGAAGGTATCCTCAAAATTGTCGGTGTAAGGTGGAGGTTGTCTGGTTCTGTTGTAGGTGTGCATTACTTCCAATCTGCCCCTGGAAAGGCAAAAACTAACAAGGGAAGACGGAAAAACAAACTTACTCCCACTGATGCCTTGAAATTTTTGGTCATCAAG AGTCTACCCAGGCTTTTGGGTTCAATTGATCATCTGCCTGAGAAATTGTATGCTGGAGATCTACGTTATCTTGTTTTAGAGTTAAAAAACAAGTCGGAATTCCCGATAAAG AATCTTAAAATGAAGATTAGCCATCCAAGATTTGTAAATCCTGGAAATCATGAAGAAGAGGTGACAACGGAGTTTCCAGATTGCTTAAAGAAGGGCCATGAACAAAATTTTGTGAAGAGTGAAACAAGTAGTGTATTTTCATTTCCAAAG GATGTGTCACTGCAAGGAGATAAATCTTTGAGGTGGCCTCTCTGGCTTCGAGCTGCCATCCCAGGAACGATATCTTTGTATTTCACAATATACTATGAGATGGAAAATGtatcaagcatcatgaagtatCGCACCCTAAGGATGCATTATAATTTAAAG GTTTTGCCATCTCTAGAGACCTCGTTCGAAATCACTCCCTCTCCATCAAAGTTGCAAGAATGTCTTGTGCGTATGGATATACTGAACCGTGCGAATTCAGATTCTTTCCAAATTCATCAGTTGTCAACAGTTGGGTGTCGGTGGGGTATCTCCTTACTTGAGCGTGTTGATACAATCTTACCTTCCAAGTCTCTGCTTCCCGGGCAAGCTTTATCATGTCACTTCATGATTAAG GATAACAGAAGATCAGCGACTGAAGAAGAGAAAACCATGTCCATTCCTCCCAGCCAAACCGACGTAAAACTGTTTGCTCAGGATGACGACGAAAAACTTTTTGATATCGTTAACTCACCTTTAGCAAGCTTCCATGAAAGTGAAAGGTCATGTCAAGAAACCTCAGATCAG TTAAGTACCAATACCGTTGACTTCATTCTAATCTCTCACCCAGCAAAATCCAGCAATTCATCAGGAGTGGCAGATATACCAAAGATTCTGTCTCACCATTCATGTCACAATAG AATCAGGAGCTCAAACCCGCTATCGTGGTCCCTAGACGGTCCCCAAGCCATATACCACGACTTCTCGACCTCCTTGTGTGAAATTCAACTAAAATTAGTAATCAGAAACACATCTGATGGAATATCATCTGTGAGCTTCAACACCATTGATTCCGTACAAGACGTAGCAACACCAACTCCTTCCGCTGGAAACCAATCCGGGTGGCGCTACGTGCCAGATATAACAGAGGAAATGAAACTGACTTCAGATGTCATGGGGAGCCGTTCAGGGAAACCTCCATCGTCCATGGAAAGCTCACCTCCTTTCATATGGTCAGGTTTAAGTTCCACAAAGGTCGAAATCCAGCCATTGTCAACAACGGAGATCCCGCTGCAGATATCGGTTTTCGCTCCAGGTATCTACAATCTCTCTTCGTATAAACTTACCTGGGAGCTTTCCGGGCGTGAAGATGCATCATCAGGGACATGCCAAGGCTATCCTTATTACCTTACTGTTCTTCAGTCTCAGTGA
- the LOC106441487 gene encoding trafficking protein particle complex subunit 8-like isoform X2, producing the protein MSATYFALIHLKRGTWNIRLIHGLHFVSADKLGCALTGDDIVEIKDLMQEFASRHIIPYMEQKVRDLNQQISATRKGLRNQIKNLWWRKGKDDVPDSTKGSMYTFSSTESQIRILGDYAFMLHDYELALSSYRLISTDYKLDKAWKHYAGVQEMMGLAYFISDQSKKEAEYCMENAFSTYLKLGRSGFQNATRCGLWWAEMLKAGDQYKEAASAYFRICGEEPLHAAVMLEQASYCFVLTKPAMLNKYGFHLVLSGDHYKNCDQVSHAIRTYRSAISVYESTTWSHIKDHVHFHIGRWYALVGMHDVAVRNMLKVLDCGNQSKATQEIFLRDFFEIVKKTGMKHEVVGLQLPFINMSSLQVIYEDHRTYASQASVLVQESIWQSLEDDIIPSLNSGKSNWLELQSKLLPKKYKESNVCVAGESVKVDLEFRNPLLISTSITSVSLICELTSNSDDLKVDKHPSSISLGTESSAEHNQGTTSGFSSFTLSEVDLTLGGGEKKLVRLTVTPSEEGILKIVGVRWRLSGSVVGVHYFQSAPGKAKTNKGRRKNKLTPTDALKFLVIKSLPRLLGSIDHLPEKLYAGDLRYLVLELKNKSEFPIKNLKMKISHPRFVNPGNHEEEVTTEFPDCLKKGHEQNFVKSETSSVFSFPKDVSLQGDKSLRWPLWLRAAIPGTISLYFTIYYEMENVSSIMKYRTLRMHYNLKVLPSLETSFEITPSPSKLQECLVRMDILNRANSDSFQIHQLSTVGCRWGISLLERVDTILPSKSLLPGQALSCHFMIKDNRRSATEEEKTMSIPPSQTDVKLFAQDDDEKLFDIVNSPLASFHESERSCQETSDQLSTNTVDFILISHPAKSSNSSGVADIPKILSHHSCHNRIRSSNPLSWSLDGPQAIYHDFSTSLCEIQLKLVIRNTSDGISSVSFNTIDSVQDVATPTPSAGNQSGWRYVPDITEEMKLTSDVMGSRSGKPPSSMESSPPFIWSGLSSTKVEIQPLSTTEIPLQISVFAPGIYNLSSYKLTWELSGREDASSGTCQGYPYYLTVLQSQ; encoded by the exons ATGAGTGCAACTTACTTTGCACTAATTCATCTAAAGAGGGGAACGTGGAACATCAGGCTAATCCATGGGCTTCATTT TGTTTCGGCCGACAAACTTGGATGTGCTCTCACTGGCGACGATATCGTGGAG ATCAAAGATCTGATGCAAGAGTTTGCATCGAGGCATATAATTCCTTACATGGAACAGAAAGTTCGAGATCTTAATCAACAG ATTTCTGCAACAAGGAAAGGACTtagaaaccaaataaaaaacttatggtggagaaaaggaaaagacGATGTTCCGGATTCAACCAAAGGTTCTAT gTATACATTTAGCTCCACTGAATCTCAAATTAGAATTTTGGGTGACTACGCCTTCATGTTGCATGATTATGAACTTGCATTGTCAAGCTATCGCTTAATATCAACCGATTACAAGCTCGATAAAGCTTGGAAGCACTATGCTGGTGTTCAG GAAATGATGGGACTTGCATATTTCATCTCAGACCAGTCAAAAAAGGAAGCTGAGTACTGCATGGAAAATGCATTCAGCACTTATCTG AAACTTGGGAGGTCTGGATTTCAAAATGCTACGAGATGTGGGCTCTGGTGGGCAGAGATGCTAAAAGCTGGAGACCAGTACAAAGAAGCTGCTTCTGCTTACTTCCGCATATGTGGAGAG gaACCATTACACGCCGCAGTCATGTTAGAGCAAGCTTCTTACTGCTTCGTGTTAACTAAGCCCGCGATGTTAAACAAGTATGGATTTCACTTAGTTCTCTCAGGAGACCACTATAAAAACTGTGATCAG GTTAGCCATGCAATTCGTACATATAGAAGTGCAATCTCTGTTTATGAATCAACTACATGGAGCCATATCAAAGACCATGTACATTTTCATATTGGACG GTGGTACGCACTTGTTGGGATGCATGATGTTGCAGTTAGAAATATGCTCAAAGTACTGGACTGTGGCAACCAATCCAAGGCAACCCAAGAGATTTTTCTCAGAGACTTTTTCGAGATTGTTAAG AAAACTGGAATGAAGCACGAGGTGGTGGGACTTCAACTACCATTTATTAATATGTCGTCTCttcaagttatatatgaagaccATCGCACTTATGCATCTCAAGCTTCT GTTCTTGTACAAGAGAGCATCTGGCAGTCACTGGAGGATGATATCATTCCATCATTAAATTCTGGCAAGTCAAACTGGCTGGAATTACAGTCAAAGCTACTACCAAAGAAATACAAGGAATCCAATGTTTGTGTGGCTGGAG AGTCAGTGAAAGTGGATCTGGAGTTTAGGAATCCCTTGCTAATCTCTACTTCTATAACAAGCGTATCTCTCATCTGTGAACTTACCTCAAATTCTGATGACCTAAAAG TTGATAAACACCCAAGTAGCATAAGCTTGGGGACCGAGAGTTCCGCAGAACATAATCA GGGTACAACATCTGGTTTTTCTTCTTTCACTTTGTCTGAAGTGGACTTAACATTAGGCGGAGGCGAGAAAAAACTG GTGAGACTCACGGTTACCCCCAGTGAAGAAGGTATCCTCAAAATTGTCGGTGTAAGGTGGAGGTTGTCTGGTTCTGTTGTAGGTGTGCATTACTTCCAATCTGCCCCTGGAAAGGCAAAAACTAACAAGGGAAGACGGAAAAACAAACTTACTCCCACTGATGCCTTGAAATTTTTGGTCATCAAG AGTCTACCCAGGCTTTTGGGTTCAATTGATCATCTGCCTGAGAAATTGTATGCTGGAGATCTACGTTATCTTGTTTTAGAGTTAAAAAACAAGTCGGAATTCCCGATAAAG AATCTTAAAATGAAGATTAGCCATCCAAGATTTGTAAATCCTGGAAATCATGAAGAAGAGGTGACAACGGAGTTTCCAGATTGCTTAAAGAAGGGCCATGAACAAAATTTTGTGAAGAGTGAAACAAGTAGTGTATTTTCATTTCCAAAG GATGTGTCACTGCAAGGAGATAAATCTTTGAGGTGGCCTCTCTGGCTTCGAGCTGCCATCCCAGGAACGATATCTTTGTATTTCACAATATACTATGAGATGGAAAATGtatcaagcatcatgaagtatCGCACCCTAAGGATGCATTATAATTTAAAG GTTTTGCCATCTCTAGAGACCTCGTTCGAAATCACTCCCTCTCCATCAAAGTTGCAAGAATGTCTTGTGCGTATGGATATACTGAACCGTGCGAATTCAGATTCTTTCCAAATTCATCAGTTGTCAACAGTTGGGTGTCGGTGGGGTATCTCCTTACTTGAGCGTGTTGATACAATCTTACCTTCCAAGTCTCTGCTTCCCGGGCAAGCTTTATCATGTCACTTCATGATTAAG GATAACAGAAGATCAGCGACTGAAGAAGAGAAAACCATGTCCATTCCTCCCAGCCAAACCGACGTAAAACTGTTTGCTCAGGATGACGACGAAAAACTTTTTGATATCGTTAACTCACCTTTAGCAAGCTTCCATGAAAGTGAAAGGTCATGTCAAGAAACCTCAGATCAG TTAAGTACCAATACCGTTGACTTCATTCTAATCTCTCACCCAGCAAAATCCAGCAATTCATCAGGAGTGGCAGATATACCAAAGATTCTGTCTCACCATTCATGTCACAATAG AATCAGGAGCTCAAACCCGCTATCGTGGTCCCTAGACGGTCCCCAAGCCATATACCACGACTTCTCGACCTCCTTGTGTGAAATTCAACTAAAATTAGTAATCAGAAACACATCTGATGGAATATCATCTGTGAGCTTCAACACCATTGATTCCGTACAAGACGTAGCAACACCAACTCCTTCCGCTGGAAACCAATCCGGGTGGCGCTACGTGCCAGATATAACAGAGGAAATGAAACTGACTTCAGATGTCATGGGGAGCCGTTCAGGGAAACCTCCATCGTCCATGGAAAGCTCACCTCCTTTCATATGGTCAGGTTTAAGTTCCACAAAGGTCGAAATCCAGCCATTGTCAACAACGGAGATCCCGCTGCAGATATCGGTTTTCGCTCCAGGTATCTACAATCTCTCTTCGTATAAACTTACCTGGGAGCTTTCCGGGCGTGAAGATGCATCATCAGGGACATGCCAAGGCTATCCTTATTACCTTACTGTTCTTCAGTCTCAGTGA